TCAGGCTGCCGCTGCGACCAGCGCGGCCGCTTCCGACAGCTGCTGCGAGGCGCCGAGGATGTCGCCGGTCTGCCCGCCGATCTTCGCCTGTGCCACCAGCCCCAGGATGCCCGCCGCCGCGGCGCCGGCTGCAGCCATGACAAGAGCCTCCGGCCCTCCGAAGGCCAGCGCGACGCCCAGCCCTACGCCCGCGGCGACAAGGGCCTGCCGCCGGTCGGGCCGGCCGAGCGACTGCGAGAGCCCGGCCCCCCGCGCGTTGGGCAGCCACGCCATCAGCACCACCATTGGCACCCGCGACAGCACCGCCGCGGCGACGACCGCCCCCCAGCTGCCCGCTTCCAGCACGGCCGCGAGGGCCGACCAGCGCACCAGCCCGACCAGCACCAGCGCCGCCACGCCGTAGCTGCCCGAACGGCTGTCCTTCATGATCTCCAGCCGCCGCTCGCGCGTCCAGCCGCCCCAGAGGCCGTCGGCCGTGTCGGCCAGGCCATCCTCGTGCATGGCCCCCGTGGCAAGCGCCTGCATCCCGAGGGCGAGGGCCGCGGCCACCGTGGCCGGCAGGCCCACCCCCAGCGCGAGGACGGCCACCGCGGCGGCCAGCCCCCCCACCGCCACGCCCGACAGCGGCCAGGCCCAGGCGGCCCGTGCGCCGCGATCGGGCAGGGACCGGGCAGGCAGCGGCAGCCGCGTCAGCAGCGCAAGGGCCAGTTGCACGTCCGCCAGCCAATGCGACAGCCTGTCTTTCACTCGTCCGCTCCTTGCCGCTGGTCTCTTCCGCGCGTTCCCGATAGCGAAGCGGGATTACCCAGGCAACCAGAAGGACCCACGATGCTGGCCCCGTTCACGACCCTCGCCGGATTCCGCGCCGTCTTCGATGCCCTGCCGCAGCGCGATGCCGCCGCCGAAGCAGCCGCCATCGAGCGGAACGGCCAGCTCACCAAACCGAAGGGATCGCTGGGCCGGCTGGAGGATCTGGCGATCTGGTATGCCGGCTGGGTGGGCAGCGGCCGCCCGGCGCTGGAACGGCCGCAGGTCGTGATCTTCGCCGGCAACCACGGCATCGCCGCGCGCGGCGTCTCGGCCTTCCCGCCGGATGTCACCGTGCAGATGGTGGCGAATTTCCGCGCCGGCGGGGCGGCGATCAACCAGCTTTGCCGGGCGGCGGGCGCCGAGATGTCGGTGGTCGCGCTGGATCTCGACCGGCCCACGCAGGACTTCACGCAGGCCCCCGCGATGACCGAGGAGGAACTGGTGGCGGCCCTTGCCGCGGGATGGGAGGCCGTGGACGACGCGGCCGACCTGCTCGTGGTGGGCGAGATGGGGATCGGCAACACGACCGCGGCGGCGGCGGTGGCGGCCGGCCTTTTCGGCGGCTCGGCGGGCGAATGGACCGGCCGGGGCTCCGGCGTCGAGGGCGCCGCGCTCGAGGGCAAGACGCTCGTGGTGGCGCAGGGGCTGGAGCTGCACGCCGATCACCTCGGTGATCCGCTCGAGGTGCTGCGCCGGCTTGGCGGCCGAGAACTGGCCGCGATGGCGGGCGCCATCGCCCGCGCGCGCGTCGGCCGCATTCCTGTGATCCTCGACGGCTTTATCTGCACCGCCTCGGCCGCGGTTCTGCACGCGATCTCGCCCTCGGCGCTCGATCATGCCGTGGCCGGCCATTCGAGCGCCGAGGGCGCGCATTCGGCGCTGCTGGCGAGGCTGGGCAAGGA
This portion of the Rhodobacter sp. CZR27 genome encodes:
- the cobT gene encoding nicotinate-nucleotide--dimethylbenzimidazole phosphoribosyltransferase — protein: MLAPFTTLAGFRAVFDALPQRDAAAEAAAIERNGQLTKPKGSLGRLEDLAIWYAGWVGSGRPALERPQVVIFAGNHGIAARGVSAFPPDVTVQMVANFRAGGAAINQLCRAAGAEMSVVALDLDRPTQDFTQAPAMTEEELVAALAAGWEAVDDAADLLVVGEMGIGNTTAAAAVAAGLFGGSAGEWTGRGSGVEGAALEGKTLVVAQGLELHADHLGDPLEVLRRLGGRELAAMAGAIARARVGRIPVILDGFICTASAAVLHAISPSALDHAVAGHSSAEGAHSALLARLGKEPLLTLGLRLGEASGAVLAIGVLRGAVACLSGMATFAEAGVSAG
- the cobS gene encoding adenosylcobinamide-GDP ribazoletransferase produces the protein MKDRLSHWLADVQLALALLTRLPLPARSLPDRGARAAWAWPLSGVAVGGLAAAVAVLALGVGLPATVAAALALGMQALATGAMHEDGLADTADGLWGGWTRERRLEIMKDSRSGSYGVAALVLVGLVRWSALAAVLEAGSWGAVVAAAVLSRVPMVVLMAWLPNARGAGLSQSLGRPDRRQALVAAGVGLGVALAFGGPEALVMAAAGAAAAGILGLVAQAKIGGQTGDILGASQQLSEAAALVAAAA